The stretch of DNA TGTGATTCCTGTGCCAGCATATCGCGGGAAGTGATTTTTCGTCATCACCCTGCAGCCATTGAAAGCCAGCCCTGATCGGCGCTGAAGCTATCCTCACCAGGACTAACACCAGCTATCAATGTTTGTTTGGATAGCTCATCGATTCCTTTGAAGCACACGCCTCTGAGAGGCTTTGCTCCTTGCGGGTGTGATATATTCCATCCGGGGCAAACCTTTTGAGTGGAACCCGGTCAGGACTGCGGTTCAATAGAATCACCGCCAGGATCACCAACCCGCCCCCAATCCATTGTTGAAAGGTCAATTTTTCCTTAAAAACCAGCATTCCCAGCAAGATGTTCACGACGGGCTGACCGGCGATGATACTCGCCCCGCGTGCGGCCGTTAACAAGCTCAACCCGTAATTCATAGCCAAAATTGGAATCAGGGTGCCAAATATTGAAAGAGAACCCAGAAGCGCCCATCACTGGGGCGTCGTTGGAGCGCTGATGCCTAAAACCGGGATCAAAATACAACCGGACAGCATAGCGCCAGTAAACACGACAGCGGTTCCAGCCAGCTTATCATCAACGTTTGCAAATACTTTTTCACTGAGGATCATATAGGTTGCTACAGCACCGGCATTCACTACAGTGATTAAAACTCCAATTGGGTCAACCACAAAGGTGGAACTGAAATCAATTGAAGCCAGCAACATACCCACCATCGACAGCGGAAGTCCGAGCCAAACCAGGCGCGGCACCGCCGAACCCCTTATCATCGAATACAGGATCACCAGTGATGGATAAATAAAAAAGATGATGATATAGATTGAGGATGGAAGCCGCTGGACAGCAAATATCGCAGAAAAGTTCGATGCGGCATAAACACAACCCAAAACCAAGAACCGCCATGGGCGTTTGAGCGCCTTGCCTATAGGTTTTTTCCTGAAGAGCAGAATCAGCCACAACACCGGTGCAGCGATGGTGAAACGCCAGATTGCAACATGCCGCGCTAGCAAATGGGTATGCATAGGAATTAATTTCATGAAAATAACAGCAATTGCCAGCCCTAAAGCGGCAATCAGCATGGCAATAACACCAATCAGCTTTTTATTCATCGACCAATCTCCAAATTAATAACAGCTTTCATTATACTGATAACTTGTTAAGAAATTAGTTCCGAAGTTCTGATTTTTCTCAGGCAGAAAATTAACAAATTTCTTATTTGACGAAATAAGCCGAATACGGTACTCTTTGTATAAGAATACCCCTCCCCCCTGGGGGGGGGATGGAGAAGAGGCTTATGGCACACGATCACAGCGAGAACATCCAGCGCTTAAAAATTATCGAAGGTCACATTCGCGGCATTCAGCGGATGCTGGAAAATGATCAGTACTGCATCGACATCATTCGTCAGATCCAGGCTGTTGGCGCCGCACTGAATAAAGTCAGCGTCAGCTTGCTCGACGGACACCTTAACACCTGTCTGCTGAATGCCATCCACAGTGATGACCCCGTGGAACAGAAACGCGTGCTGAGCGAAATCACCGAAGTATTTGAAACATCCAACAAAATCAAACCATCAAAAGGAGCATCATTAAAATGAAATCCGTAACCTATTTAGCCCCAAATATTTCCTGCAAACACTGCACCCACACCATTGCCATGGAATTGATGGCGATTGAAGGCGTTTCCAAAGTGGATGCCGATGTACAAACCCGGCTTGTCACAATCACCTTTGACGACCCGGCGACTGAACAGCAGCTCAAAGCCACCCTGGCTGAGATCAACTATCCCGTTGCCGAGTAAAACCATGTCTGATCAAAAACATCTTACCCTGCCCATCCTGGGAATGACCTGCGCCAACTGCGTGGCTACAGTTGAACGCAACTTGAAAAGGGTTGATGGAGTTGAAGCAGCCAATGTCAACCTGGCTTCTGAGCGCGCCGCAGTCACCTACGATCCGGACAAAGCCAATCTGGACGATTTCATCAAACGTGTTCAGGGCGCTGGCTATCAAGTTGCTATCGGTGAAGCTTCGTTGGGAATCAAAAATCTCACTGATGCTTCCGACGTTTTACGCCTGGATAAAGTCCTCAACGCTCAGGAAGGTGTTATCGAAGCACAGGTTAGCCTGGCCACCGAAAGAGCGTTGATAAAATATGTCCCGACAGTGATCAGCCAGAACGAGTTACGGCAGTTGATCAGATCATCGGGTTTTGACCTGCTGGAAACCGATCGCCCACTGGAAGACGCAGAAGCCAGTGCACGCAAACAAGACATCGCCCAGCAAAAGCGTTTGCTGTGGATTGGTCTGATCTTCACGGTGCCTCTGTTTATCCTCTCGATGAGCCGCGATTTCGGGCTATTACCCATGTCTTTCGCCCATGCCCCATGGATGAATTACCTCTTCTGGGCTTTAGCGACTCCGGTTCAATTCTATGTGGGTTGGCAATATTTTGCCAACGGCTTTAAATCACTGCGCAATGGCTCAGCCAACATGGACGTCCTGGTGGCTTTGGGCTCATCAACAGCTTACTTCTATTCCATTTTCATTACCCTCGGCTTCATCCCCGGCCACGTGTTTTTTGAAACATCCGCTGTGATCATCACTCTGGTGAAATTGGGTAAGTTCCTGGAAGCGAAAGCCAAAGGCGGCGCCAGCGACGCGATCCGCAAGTTGATGGACCTGCGTCCGCGCACAGCCTACGTGGTGCGCGACGGCATCGAGGTGGAAGTGAACATCGACGAGGTGGTCGTCGGCGACCTGGTGCTGGTTCATCCCGGCGAACAGATCCCGGTTGACGGCGTGGTTGTCGATGGGCGCTCCAGCGTCGATGAATCGATGCTGACTGGCGAATCCCTCCCTGTGGAAAAAACGCCTGGCGAGCCATTAATCGGCGGCACGATTAATAAAATGGGATTATTAAAATTTGAAGCCACAAAAGTCGGCAAAGAGACGGTATTAGCACAGATTATCAAACTGGTTGAAGAAGCCCAATCCAGCAAAGCGCCAATCCAGAACCTGGCGGATAAGATCTCTGCCATTTTTGTACCGGCTGTCATCGTTATTGCTGCAATCACTTTTTTGATATGGTATTTTCTCATTCCGCTCAGCCCGGGTACAGATGTGAGCCTGTTCACCCGCGCGTTGATCAACACAGTAGCCGTGCTGGTCATTGCTTGTCCGTGCGCCATGGGCTTGGCGACACCTACCGCGGTCATGGTGGGCACGGGTAAGGGCGCTGAGATGGGCATCCTGATCAAGAAAAGCGAAAGTCTTGAGCGCGCCGGGCAAATCACCACCGTGGTCCTTGATAAAACCGGCACCATCACCCGCGGTCAACCTGCAGTCACCCGGGTGATTCTAATTGAATTTGCTGGCAGCGAAGATGACATGCTTCGGCTGGTTGCTTCTGTTGAAAAAAGAAGCGAACACCCATTGGGTGAAGCCATCACGGCAGAAGCCAATGCCAGGGGACTGACGCTCAGTGAACCCTTAGGTTTTTCTGCAGTCGCCGGGCACGGCGTGCAAGCAGAAGTTGACGGGCGTCAGGTCCTTGTTGGCAACCGCCGCCTGATGAGAAACCAGGCTATCGAGATCGAAAGCGCCGAAGATGATATCCGCGAACTTGAGGAGGACGGAAATACTGCCCTACTCGTCTCTCTCGATGGGCGCTTGTCGGCTGTGATTGGCGTTGCAGACACGATTAAGGAGGGGTCTCAAGCAGCCATTGACACACTGCATGCGATGGGCTTGCAGGTTGCTATGGTCACCGGCGACAATCTCCGCACAGCCCATGCCATTGCTCGACAGCTCAACATCGATACCGTACTGGCTGAGGTCTTGCCTGGCGATAAAGCGGCTGAGATTAAAAAGCTCCAGGCAGAAGGCCATACGGTTGCCATGGTTGGCGACGGCATTAACGACGCACCCGCATTGGCTCAGGCAGATATTGGCATCGCCATCGGCACTGGCACCGATATTGCCATGGCTTCCGCCCCGGTTGTGCTGATCAGCGGTGATCTGCGCGCAGTGCCCAAAACCATTGCCCTGTCGCGAAAGACGCTCAAAACGATCAAGCAGAACTTGTTCTGGGCTTTCTTTTATAACATCATCCTGATTCCCGCGGCAGCAGCTGGTTGGCTCAATCCTATGCTGGCAGCGGGCGCCATGTCTTTTAGCAGCATTTTTGTGGTCACCAACAGCCTGCGGTTGAAGCGCTTTCGCTTTGACGCCTGAACCCATCTGCTCATCAAAAAACCAAAGGACGCGCATTGTATAGAAAAAGAAAAAATTACACGTTCTTCCCATTAATCCTCTTGGGGATAGTGCTGGTCGTAACCGTCGGGCTGGCATTTCTGGCGCGAAAAATACGCCAGGACAAGATCGCCAATCCAGGCGAGTACAGCACGCAGGACCAGATCCCACGAGTGACCGTCGCTGAAGCCAATCAAGCTGCCCAAAATGGCGTTGCCGTAATCGTCGATACCCGGGCAGCATCACAATTCAATTTACAGCACATCAGCGGCGCAATTAATATCCCGTTGGATGAGGTTGAAGCCCGGATCAACGAGCTGGACCCGGACACCTGGTACCTGACCTACTGCACCTGACCGGCTGAAAACACGAGCGCCCGTGCGGCACTCATCATGCACCAAAATGGTGTTTCCAGGGTCAATCCAATTCTCGGCGGTTTTGACGCCTGGCTGGACGCGGGTCTACCCGTGACTCCTTGAATCTTGATAACGAATTCCAAATCTGCAGTTCACCAAGAGCTCGATTTCCGTAACAAAACAAAAAAGAGGCTGTCTTTTTCAGACAGCCTCTGTGTTTCATCGCCAACGCTCTGTTGGGCTTACGGTTCGTCAATGGCAAAATAATCCACTTCGACAAGAATAGGAAGCACATTAAAGGATGACACCCCGAAACCAACCTGGCCATCGCGCAGATTATACTTACGATCCGTGAATTCTTTTTCCAAAACTCCGTTGATATACAAAGCAAGCTGATTGCCCCGACAAACTGCGGTGTAAACGTTCACATCCCTGCCCGTGCGGACGTTTTTAGAACCGCCGCTGGTCAAAGTAAAATAACCACCGTCAAGTTCGGAATAAATTAATATGTCATACAGCCCACCATTGGAAATATTAAACTCATACCAGCCAAATCGATCACTGTAATTACACACCAGGCTGACGTTGTTGGTGTTCTTACCCAGGTTTTCAGCATAAACCTCAATGATCACATCAGAATAATAAAATTCTTCATACAAAACATACACATATTGATTTCTACCTCGAAGATCAAAAACCAGGCGACCATTATCAGTGTACAGGTCCATTTCGCTTTCATCGCCGCTCATTAAAAAGTAAGAATAGCTCGAAAGATCGCCATCAAATTCTTCGACATAAAAAGCCTGTGCTTCGGTATACTCGAATTCATATTCTTCTTCTGTTGCCACGGGTTCTTCAACTTGAGGTGGGGCTGGTTGCGTCGGCGCGATCTGGCGGCTGGGGGGATTTGTTGCTATCGGGGTCACGACTTCTTCGATAATCTCTTCCTCAGTTGGTTCTTGTACAATTTCTGTCGGTGGTATTGGCTCTGCAGTAGCGGTTGGATCAGGCGGCGTTGAAGTACTGCAAGCAAGACTCACCACGATAAAAAAGCTGATAAATAAGAAAATGATTTTAAAAATTTTGTGGTTCATGGGATCTCCTTTTAGACAAATTATAACCAATGCGGTGGTTAAATACAATAAAGTCCATCCCTTGACCGAGGAGATCGGACCGCTGCTGTAGTTTATTCTGGGATTGCCCTGCGAGCCAGGCGGTCAACCCGTTCATTGAAACTATTTCCTGCATGCCCACGCACCCAACGCCAGTGGATCTCGTGGCTTCCAATTTCCTCGTCCAAAGCCCTCCACAGATCAACATTGGCCAGTGCTCCGCCCTTACGCTTCCAGTTGCGTTGTTTCCAATTCGGTAGCCATTCGGTAATCCCCTTTTTAAGGTATTCAGAATCGGTATACAGGGTGACCTGGCAGGGTTCTTTAAGCGCACGCAAAGCTTCAATAGCTGCTTGCAGTTCCATCCGGTTATTGGTGGTGTTCTTAGCCCCGCCGGAAAGTTCCTTTTCATGACTTCCATGCCGTATAAGCGCTCCCCAACCGCCAGGTCCCGGATTTCCCTGGCAGGCGCCATCGGTATAGATGGTCACCTTAGGTTTTTCAGCCATTATCGTGATGCACCCACAAACTCAATGATCTTTTCGTCCAGTTGTTCCAGGTAGGGGGTGACATTTCCGCTTTCATCCTGCAAAATCCGATTGGCGGCATCCTGCAACAGCCATTGCGCAATCTCCCACTCTTTGGAAGCGGGCAGAGCCCTGGCAGATTCCATCAACGCCGCCCCCTGCGCCCATTGGGGGTATTCCTCTGCGAAATCGGCCAGAAATTTCATCGCAGATCCCCGTACCGGCAGGGTGAACAAACTTTCCACAAGCTGGGCTTGTATCTCAGGCTCGAGCAAATGCTTGACAAATAACCAGGTCGCCAATTCTTCTTCCGGGGTGCTTGCTGTGATCATCAACCCCGGACCTTCAACCAGGATAAGTTCTCCTTCAGGACCTGGGAATCCGATCACCTCCCATTCATCGTCGTTGCCAGCAGTATTCATCCAGGCGGTTTGTGTCGCAATCTGGTCTAACTGCCCGGCATACATTAATGCCAATCGTTTAGCAAAATACGCCTGGTGATCGGGTTCCAAAGCAAACCAAATACATCCCTGGCTTTTAATATCCCAGAGATAACCAAAACTTTCCTTTCCAGCCTGGTTATTGAACAGGGGGATTTCATCTTCAGGCAACACCCCGCCAAAAGCATAATACCAGCCAGCCAGCACCCTGGGGTCAAGGTTGATCGCCCAGCCACCGGTACCGCCGACCTTGTCATCGTCCTGCCAGTTTGCAAAGGTCGCATCGCAATTCTGCTTCGTAAAAGCATCCAAATCCCCGGGCGCTCCTGAAAAACCCAAATCCATTGCCCAGGTGCGGTTATAAAATAACACCGTTGCTTGAGGTACAAAGGGCATGGCGATGATCTGCCCGTCTATTTCGAAGGGTTCCAGGAATAGCGTCAGGATATCTTCACGCTCTGCTAAATTGAACCCCCACTCGGGATCGTTGAAATAAAAGCCTAAATCCACCAGGAATCCATCTCCATCCAGGCTGGAACGTAAATATACTGAGGCAGCAATCACATCGGGGAGATCATCACCAACCTCCATTTGCATGATGGACTCCATCAGGGCGGTCTCACCACTGTAGGGATCAACCTCCACCTTGATGCCCCAGGGATTAGACCGTGAAAACTCCTCGGCTATTGACTCCAAGGTGTCTGCAGCTTGGCCGACCCAGGGATGAGCAAAGCGGACCAGCGTTCCCTGCAAGTCCTTCGGACCAACTCCCACAGTGACAACGCTTTGCGTCGCTGTGACCGTAGCCGTAGGGGGGGTCGCGGTAGCTGTGCGCGTAGGCGTTCTGGCCTGGGTTGCAGTGAAAGTCGGCTCAGCGACCTCAGGAACAACTTCAGGCGTACAGCTCGCGATGGCTAAAAGCGCAACGAAAAGGATGAGCATTCCGCGCATACCTGAGAATAAAAATTTTCTTTGCATCGACTTCCTCATTGGACAATGACCAGGGGCACCGGGCTGAAGATCAACAGAAATATCACCAGGGCGATTATACCCAGAATTTTGTGCTTTCGGTCAATTGGCGTGATCTGATCCAGGGGTTCAGCATAACGCCTCCCAAAGAAAAAGATCAACGCTGCCCACAACCACCATCCCTGCCAGGCAAATCCCAACACAAACAAACCTCCCAGGACGAAAGGAAAGACCTTTTGAGAGCGTTCCTTTCCCAGCAACATTGAAAGGATGTGACCCCCATCCAATTGCCCAACCGGGATCAAATTCAACGCGGTGACGAATAAACCCGCCCATCCCGCCCAGGCGACCGGGTGAATTTGAACATCAATCCCACCTAAAGGCAGCGGCTGCCCGGTGAAGAAATATCGCAACCAGTAAAAAATCGGCGCTGTCCCTCCGTAGCTGGCGGGCTGTGGGAACAGTTTGCCAAAGGTGATGTACTTCGCCAGCAGGTAAAGCACAGAATTCCCCTCCAGAAGCTGAACCGTGCCCGGCGCTATCTCAGCAGCAATCGGTCCAACAGTCGAAAGATGGAGGCCGATCGCCAATACCGGAAGGGTGATCAGCAGCCCGGCCAGCGGACCGGCGATGCCAATTTCAAGCATGTGCTTTTTGTTTTTTGGCACCTCTTTCATGCTGATAAACGCGCCCATGGTGCCAAAATAACTGAAGGGAAACGGAATAAAATAAGGCAGCGTAACCTTAACCCCGCGTGCGCGACCCGCAAGGTAGTGTCCAAACTCATGCGCCAGCAAAATTCCCAGTAAGCTGACCGTAAACGGCCAGCCTTGCAGGATAAACCTCACGATGCCCTCCAATGAATTGAGCATCTGTGTGCTGGCTTCTGTAGCGCTGAATTGAGCGCCCGTAAATAACACGCTGATCAACGTCAGCACAAACAGCACGATATTCACCCAAATCGGACCCATCTTCACTTTGGGTCGTTGACGGGTGATTAAAATCACCTGCCCATCCTCTTCTTCGCGGAACAAGGGCAAGAAACCCAGCGGTGTCAATGTATCGGCAAGCTCATTGTAGGCAGTTTCGCTATCTGCTGTGGACAGGTGCCCGACATAACGCACATGGAACCCGTGACGAGGCCCGCCAGTGACCACACTCTGGATGTCAAAATATTTACTGACCAAATGGGTGATCGACCGCGTATCTACCGACAGTGCATCCAACAATTGATTTTGCATTGTTTTTCCGATCTCTGTTTATTCCAGGTCGTTATGCCCGGGCATCAGGCTTAATTAGACCATAAAATCGCCTGGAATGAAAACTTTTCTGTGTTTTCCATTCACTGTTCCTTGTGTTAAAATCCTGAACATGGGTCCATGGTCAAAGTTTCAGAGCGTATTGCTTCAGAGGCGACGATACATCCGCATCTTCATCCTGGTGG from Brevefilum fermentans encodes:
- a CDS encoding DMT family transporter, coding for MGSLSIFGTLIPILAMNYGLSLLTAARGASIIAGQPVVNILLGMLVFKEKLTFQQWIGGGLVILAVILLNRSPDRVPLKRFAPDGIYHTRKEQSLSEACASKESMSYPNKH
- a CDS encoding DMT family transporter, with protein sequence MNKKLIGVIAMLIAALGLAIAVIFMKLIPMHTHLLARHVAIWRFTIAAPVLWLILLFRKKPIGKALKRPWRFLVLGCVYAASNFSAIFAVQRLPSSIYIIIFFIYPSLVILYSMIRGSAVPRLVWLGLPLSMVGMLLASIDFSSTFVVDPIGVLITVVNAGAVATYMILSEKVFANVDDKLAGTAVVFTGAMLSGCILIPVLGISAPTTPQ
- a CDS encoding metal-sensitive transcriptional regulator gives rise to the protein MAHDHSENIQRLKIIEGHIRGIQRMLENDQYCIDIIRQIQAVGAALNKVSVSLLDGHLNTCLLNAIHSDDPVEQKRVLSEITEVFETSNKIKPSKGASLK
- a CDS encoding heavy-metal-associated domain-containing protein → MKSVTYLAPNISCKHCTHTIAMELMAIEGVSKVDADVQTRLVTITFDDPATEQQLKATLAEINYPVAE
- a CDS encoding heavy metal translocating P-type ATPase, giving the protein MSDQKHLTLPILGMTCANCVATVERNLKRVDGVEAANVNLASERAAVTYDPDKANLDDFIKRVQGAGYQVAIGEASLGIKNLTDASDVLRLDKVLNAQEGVIEAQVSLATERALIKYVPTVISQNELRQLIRSSGFDLLETDRPLEDAEASARKQDIAQQKRLLWIGLIFTVPLFILSMSRDFGLLPMSFAHAPWMNYLFWALATPVQFYVGWQYFANGFKSLRNGSANMDVLVALGSSTAYFYSIFITLGFIPGHVFFETSAVIITLVKLGKFLEAKAKGGASDAIRKLMDLRPRTAYVVRDGIEVEVNIDEVVVGDLVLVHPGEQIPVDGVVVDGRSSVDESMLTGESLPVEKTPGEPLIGGTINKMGLLKFEATKVGKETVLAQIIKLVEEAQSSKAPIQNLADKISAIFVPAVIVIAAITFLIWYFLIPLSPGTDVSLFTRALINTVAVLVIACPCAMGLATPTAVMVGTGKGAEMGILIKKSESLERAGQITTVVLDKTGTITRGQPAVTRVILIEFAGSEDDMLRLVASVEKRSEHPLGEAITAEANARGLTLSEPLGFSAVAGHGVQAEVDGRQVLVGNRRLMRNQAIEIESAEDDIRELEEDGNTALLVSLDGRLSAVIGVADTIKEGSQAAIDTLHAMGLQVAMVTGDNLRTAHAIARQLNIDTVLAEVLPGDKAAEIKKLQAEGHTVAMVGDGINDAPALAQADIGIAIGTGTDIAMASAPVVLISGDLRAVPKTIALSRKTLKTIKQNLFWAFFYNIILIPAAAAGWLNPMLAAGAMSFSSIFVVTNSLRLKRFRFDA
- a CDS encoding rhodanese-like domain-containing protein gives rise to the protein MYRKRKNYTFFPLILLGIVLVVTVGLAFLARKIRQDKIANPGEYSTQDQIPRVTVAEANQAAQNGVAVIVDTRAASQFNLQHISGAINIPLDEVEARINELDPDTWYLTYCT
- the rnhA gene encoding ribonuclease HI, translating into MAEKPKVTIYTDGACQGNPGPGGWGALIRHGSHEKELSGGAKNTTNNRMELQAAIEALRALKEPCQVTLYTDSEYLKKGITEWLPNWKQRNWKRKGGALANVDLWRALDEEIGSHEIHWRWVRGHAGNSFNERVDRLARRAIPE
- a CDS encoding extracellular solute-binding protein, producing the protein MQRKFLFSGMRGMLILFVALLAIASCTPEVVPEVAEPTFTATQARTPTRTATATPPTATVTATQSVVTVGVGPKDLQGTLVRFAHPWVGQAADTLESIAEEFSRSNPWGIKVEVDPYSGETALMESIMQMEVGDDLPDVIAASVYLRSSLDGDGFLVDLGFYFNDPEWGFNLAEREDILTLFLEPFEIDGQIIAMPFVPQATVLFYNRTWAMDLGFSGAPGDLDAFTKQNCDATFANWQDDDKVGGTGGWAINLDPRVLAGWYYAFGGVLPEDEIPLFNNQAGKESFGYLWDIKSQGCIWFALEPDHQAYFAKRLALMYAGQLDQIATQTAWMNTAGNDDEWEVIGFPGPEGELILVEGPGLMITASTPEEELATWLFVKHLLEPEIQAQLVESLFTLPVRGSAMKFLADFAEEYPQWAQGAALMESARALPASKEWEIAQWLLQDAANRILQDESGNVTPYLEQLDEKIIEFVGASR
- a CDS encoding site-2 protease family protein — encoded protein: MQNQLLDALSVDTRSITHLVSKYFDIQSVVTGGPRHGFHVRYVGHLSTADSETAYNELADTLTPLGFLPLFREEEDGQVILITRQRPKVKMGPIWVNIVLFVLTLISVLFTGAQFSATEASTQMLNSLEGIVRFILQGWPFTVSLLGILLAHEFGHYLAGRARGVKVTLPYFIPFPFSYFGTMGAFISMKEVPKNKKHMLEIGIAGPLAGLLITLPVLAIGLHLSTVGPIAAEIAPGTVQLLEGNSVLYLLAKYITFGKLFPQPASYGGTAPIFYWLRYFFTGQPLPLGGIDVQIHPVAWAGWAGLFVTALNLIPVGQLDGGHILSMLLGKERSQKVFPFVLGGLFVLGFAWQGWWLWAALIFFFGRRYAEPLDQITPIDRKHKILGIIALVIFLLIFSPVPLVIVQ